The proteins below are encoded in one region of Vulpes lagopus strain Blue_001 chromosome 10, ASM1834538v1, whole genome shotgun sequence:
- the TMEM95 gene encoding sperm-egg fusion protein TMEM95 yields MWVLALGGVFLATTQACILCQLSARDLSGRLAHMCGQVEAKWKDCGASWNFPAFALDEVSMNRVIEKTHRVLRVMEIKGSFSSLPLYQLWLQKIKLPQYTREALCAPACRGRTTLYNCSTCQSTQVRCWPKKRCFPGSHDLQEARILLLSVLIAALLLGILSLVVESNYFKPKEDL; encoded by the exons ATGTGGGTGCTGGCATTAGGTGGGGTGTTCCTGGCGACCACTCAGGCCTGTATCCTCTGCCAGCTCTCAGCTCGAGACCTGTCGGGCCGCCTGGCCCACATGTGCGGCCAAGTGGAGGCTAAGTGGAAGGACTGTGGGGCCTCCTGGAACTTTCCGGCCTTTGCCTTAG ATGAGGTGTCCATGAACAGAGTCATAGAAAAGACTCACCGAGTCCTGAGGGTTATGG AGATCAAAGggtctttctcctccctccccctgtacCAGCTTTGGCTGCAAAAGATCAAGCTCCCCCAGTACACCCGGGAAG CTCTCTGCGCGCCTGCCTGCC GGGGCAGAACCACCCTCTACAACTGCTCCACCTGCCAGAGCACCCAGGTGCGCTGCTGGCCCAAAAAGCGCTGCTTCCCAG gaagtcacGATCTTCAGGAAGCCAGGATCCTGCTCCTCTCTGTCTTGATAGCTGCCCTGCTGCTGGGCATCCTGAGCCTCGTGGTGGA GTCCAATTACTTCAAACCAAAAGAGGACCTGTGA